One genomic segment of Peribacillus sp. FSL H8-0477 includes these proteins:
- a CDS encoding PTS mannose/fructose/sorbose transporter subunit IIC: MTIIQIILVVLVAFLAGVEGILDEFHFHQPIIACTLIGLATGQVVPCLILGGTLQMIALGWANIGAAVAPDAALAAVASAIILVLSGQGQDGVSSAIAIAVPLAVAGLLLTIICRTIATAFVHFMDAAAQDGNIRKVEFWHIMAICLQGLRIAIPAALIVAIGAGPVRNLLESMPMWLTDGLAIGGGMVVAVGYAMVINMMATKEVWPFFAIGFVLATVSQITLIGLGAIGVAIALIYLALSKQGGSGGGNGGNGNTGDPIGDIIDSY; encoded by the coding sequence TTGACGATTATTCAAATCATATTAGTCGTTCTCGTTGCATTTTTGGCTGGTGTAGAAGGTATTCTGGATGAATTCCACTTCCATCAACCAATCATTGCATGTACGTTAATCGGCTTAGCTACAGGACAAGTTGTACCTTGTCTTATCTTAGGCGGTACGCTTCAAATGATCGCTTTAGGCTGGGCGAATATTGGAGCTGCCGTAGCACCGGATGCTGCGTTGGCAGCTGTTGCATCTGCCATTATTTTAGTTTTAAGCGGACAAGGTCAAGATGGTGTATCTTCTGCAATCGCGATTGCTGTTCCACTTGCAGTTGCAGGTTTATTGTTAACGATCATCTGCCGTACGATAGCAACAGCATTTGTTCACTTTATGGATGCTGCGGCTCAGGATGGAAACATTAGAAAAGTTGAATTTTGGCACATCATGGCAATCTGTTTGCAAGGGCTGCGTATAGCAATTCCAGCTGCCTTAATTGTAGCAATTGGCGCTGGCCCAGTTAGAAACCTGCTTGAATCTATGCCAATGTGGTTGACAGACGGTTTAGCAATCGGCGGCGGAATGGTTGTAGCCGTTGGTTATGCCATGGTTATTAATATGATGGCAACAAAAGAAGTATGGCCGTTCTTTGCCATTGGGTTCGTATTAGCGACTGTTTCACAAATCACACTTATCGGTCTAGGTGCGATCGGTGTGGCTATTGCACTTATCTATCTAGCACTTTCTAAACAAGGCGGTTCAGGCGGAGGCAATGGCGGTAACGGTAATACAGGTGATCCGATAGGCGACATTATTGATAGTTACTAA
- a CDS encoding PTS system mannose/fructose/sorbose family transporter subunit IID, with amino-acid sequence MEQELRLSKKDRISVWWRSTFIQGSWNYERMQNGGWAYAMIPAIKKLYKTKEDRSAALKRHLEFFNTHPYVASPILGVTLALEEERANGAPVDDVAIQGVKVGMMGPLAGIGDPVFWFTIKPILGALAASLAMTGNILGPILYFVLWNLLRMGFTWYTQEFGYKAGSKITEDLSGGLLRDITKGASILGMFILGALVNRWVSVSFTPTVSKVQLDDGAFIEWDKLPAGAEGIKSALEQQASGLSLTAEKVTTLQSNLDSLIPGLAGLLLTLFCMWLLKKKVSPIVMILGLFVVGIVFHLVHLM; translated from the coding sequence ATGGAACAAGAATTAAGATTATCAAAAAAAGATCGTATTTCTGTTTGGTGGCGTTCAACTTTCATTCAAGGTTCTTGGAACTATGAACGGATGCAAAACGGCGGTTGGGCATACGCAATGATTCCAGCCATTAAGAAATTATATAAAACAAAAGAAGATCGTTCGGCTGCACTAAAACGCCACTTAGAGTTCTTTAATACGCATCCATATGTAGCTTCACCTATATTGGGTGTAACGTTGGCGCTTGAAGAAGAACGAGCAAATGGCGCGCCTGTTGATGACGTAGCGATACAAGGGGTTAAAGTCGGAATGATGGGACCTTTAGCAGGTATCGGGGATCCAGTTTTCTGGTTTACAATTAAGCCGATTCTTGGTGCGTTAGCAGCTTCCCTTGCTATGACTGGTAATATCCTAGGTCCTATTCTTTACTTTGTTTTATGGAATCTGCTTCGGATGGGATTCACATGGTATACGCAGGAATTCGGTTACAAAGCTGGATCTAAGATCACGGAAGATTTATCTGGCGGGCTGCTTCGAGATATTACCAAAGGAGCATCCATACTCGGTATGTTTATCCTTGGGGCATTAGTTAACCGTTGGGTATCTGTAAGTTTTACTCCAACCGTTTCTAAAGTTCAACTTGATGACGGCGCTTTTATCGAGTGGGATAAACTTCCGGCAGGTGCGGAAGGGATTAAATCGGCGCTGGAACAACAAGCTTCCGGGCTTTCATTGACCGCTGAGAAAGTAACCACTTTACAAAGTAACTTGGATAGTTTAATTCCTGGATTAGCAGGATTACTATTAACACTTTTCTGCATGTGGCTGCTTAAGAAGAAAGTATCTCCTATCGTTATGATTCTTGGGTTATTCGTAGTAGGTATTGTATTCCACTTAGTACACTTGATGTAA
- a CDS encoding oxidoreductase: MLTIGYIGNGKSTNRYHLPFVLQRENIKVKTIYQRNPDHEDWDRIEGVHYTSVLDELLTDKDIQLIVVCTKHDSHLEYAKFVLEHNKHCLVEKPFMETSKEAKEIFALAKEKGLIVQAYQNRRFDSDFLTVQKVIEEGKLGDLLEVEMHYDYYRSEVPESVHSSDPALSFLYGHGCHTLDQVISYFGKPEHIHYDVRQLLGQGRMNDYFDLDLYYGTLKVSVKSSYFRLKERPSFVVHGKKGCFVKETKDRQEEHLKLFYMPNNKDFGIDTIKQYGVLTYIDEEGNIHEEKVKSVNGDYGRVYDDLYESIVNGKAKTITDEQILLQMEILETGVRDLK, from the coding sequence ATGCTTACTATTGGTTACATAGGAAATGGAAAAAGCACGAACAGATATCATCTTCCGTTCGTCTTGCAAAGAGAGAATATAAAGGTTAAAACCATCTATCAAAGAAATCCTGATCATGAAGACTGGGACCGGATTGAAGGGGTCCATTATACTTCTGTTTTAGATGAATTATTAACTGATAAGGATATTCAGCTGATTGTGGTTTGTACTAAACATGACAGTCATCTTGAATACGCAAAATTTGTATTAGAACACAATAAACACTGCTTGGTTGAAAAGCCTTTTATGGAAACGTCCAAGGAGGCGAAAGAAATATTCGCACTGGCAAAAGAGAAAGGACTAATCGTTCAAGCGTATCAAAACCGGCGCTTTGACAGCGATTTTTTAACGGTTCAGAAGGTTATTGAAGAAGGGAAATTAGGGGACTTGCTGGAAGTGGAAATGCATTATGACTATTATCGTTCTGAAGTACCAGAGTCCGTTCATTCCTCTGATCCTGCTTTGTCCTTTTTATACGGACATGGCTGTCATACACTGGATCAGGTAATCAGCTATTTCGGAAAACCGGAACATATTCATTACGATGTAAGACAATTACTAGGACAAGGAAGAATGAATGATTACTTCGATTTGGACCTATATTATGGCACGTTAAAAGTATCAGTGAAATCCAGTTATTTTAGACTCAAAGAAAGACCAAGCTTCGTCGTTCATGGCAAAAAGGGATGCTTTGTGAAAGAAACTAAAGACCGCCAGGAAGAACATTTAAAGTTATTTTACATGCCTAATAACAAAGACTTTGGTATCGATACGATTAAACAGTATGGTGTACTGACCTATATTGATGAAGAAGGAAACATACACGAAGAGAAAGTGAAATCGGTAAATGGAGACTATGGAAGAGTATACGATGATTTATATGAGTCTATCGTCAACGGGAAAGCTAAAACCATTACAGACGAACAGATCCTGCTGCAAATGGAGATATTGGAAACCGGAGTTAGAGATTTAAAGTGA